GCACGCCGCGACCGAGGACGACGCCGTCGAGGTCGCCCGCTCGATCGCGCGCAGCAACCTGTTCAAGGCGGCGGTCTTCGGCAACGACCCCAACTGGGGTCGGGTCCTGGCCAGCATCGGCACCACCCGCGCCGCCTTCGACCCCGCCGACCTCGACGTCGCGATGAACGGCGTGTGGGTCTGCCGGCAGTCGGCGCCGGCCGCGGACCCCGCGACCGTCGACCTGGCACCGCGCGAGGTGACCGTCACCGTCGACCTCAAGTCCGGCGACGCGCGGGCCACGGTCTGGACCAACGACCTGACGCACGCCTACGTCCACGAGAACAGCGCGTACAGCTCATGACCGAGGAGCAGGAGGCCCAGGAACGAGCCCAGCAGAAGGCCCGGACGCTGGCCGGTGCGCTGCCCTGGCTCAAGCGCTACCACGGCAAGGTCGTCGTGGTGAAGTACGGCGGCAACGCGATGACCGACGACACCCTCAAGCGGGCGTTCGCCGAGGACATCGCGTTCCTCCGCTTCGCCGGCTTCAAGCCCGTGGTGGTGCACGGCGGCGGGCCGCAGATCTCGGCGATGCTCGACCGGCTCGGCATCGAGTCGGAGTTCAAGGGCGGCCTGCGGGTCACGACCCCGCCGGCGATGGACGTGGTCCGGATGGTGCTGGTCGGTCAGGTCCAGCGGGAGCTGGTCGGGCTGGTCAACGAGCACGGCCCCCTGGCGGTCGGACTCAGCGGCGAGGACGCGGGCCTGTTCACCGCCAAGCGCACCAACACGATCGTCGACGGCGAGGAGGTCGACCTCGGCCTCGTGGGCGAGGTCGCGAGGGTCCGGCCCGAGGCGGTGCTCGACCTGGTCGAGGCCGGCCGGATCCCGGTGATCTCGAGCGTCGCCCCCGACGAGGCCGGCGTGGTCCACAACGTCAACGCCGACACCGCCGCCGCGGCGCTCGCGGTCGCCCTCGGCGCCGAGAAGCTGCTCGTGCTCACCGACGTCGAGGGCCTCTACCGCGACTGGCCCGACAGCGACGACGTGATCGGCGAGATCAGCCCCGAGTCGCTGGCCGAGCTGATGCCCTCGCTGGCGTCCGGGATGGTGCCCAAGATGGGCGCCTGTCTTCAGGCCGTGCAGGGTGGAGTGCCGCGGGCGACCGTGGTCGACGGCCGCGAGCCGCACGCCGTACTCCTCGAGCTGTTCACCGACGAAGGCGTGGGCACCCAGGTGCTGCCCGGCGTCGCCACCCGGATCCGGAAGGCCCGCTCATGAGCACCCACCCCGCCAGCCCCAGGACCAGCCAGGAGCGGTACGCCGCTGCGCTGATGAACACCTTCGGCCCGCCGCAGCTGGTCCTCACGCACGGCAAGGGCGCCCACGTCTGGGACGAGGACGGCACGGAGTACGTCGACCTGCTCGGCGGGATCGCCGTCAACGCCCTCGGCCACGGCCACCCGGCGGTCGTGGAAGCCGTCACCCGTCAGCTCTCGACCCTCGGCCACGTCTCCAACTTCTTCGCCAGCGAGCCCCAGATCCGCCTGGCCGAGCGCCTCCTCGACCTCATCGGCCCCCCCGATTCCGAGGTCGAGGAGGTCGCTCCGGGCAGCGGCCGGGGCCGGGTGTTCTTCACCAACTCCGGAGCCGAGGCCAACGAGGCGGCGCTCAAGCTGACCCGGCGGACCGGCCGCACCCACGTCGTCGCGGCCGAGGGCTCGTTCCACGGCCGCACCATGGGCGCCCTCTCGCTGACCGCGAAGGCGGCCTACCGCGAGCCCTTCGAGCCCCTGCCCGGTGGCGTCACCTTCGTGCCGTACGGCGACTCCGCGGCGCTGGCCGCGGCCGTCACCGGCGACACGGCGGCGGTCGTCCTCGAGCCGATCCAGGGCGAGGCTGGTGTCGTCGTACCCCCCGATGGCTACCTGTCCGATGCCCGCCGGATCACCCGCGAGCACGGGGCCCTGCTCTGGCTCGACGAGGTCCAGACCGGGATCGGCCGGACCGGTGAGTGGTTCGCGGCGGCGACCGACCCCGGGGTCGAGCCCGACGTGGTCACCCTGGCCAAGGGGCTCGGCGGCGGGATCCCGATCGGGGCCTGCATCGGGCTCGGCGCGGCCGGCTCGCTGCTCCAGCCCGGCCACCACGGGACGACGTTCGGTGGCAACCCGGTGGCCTGCGCCGCCGCGCTCGCGGTGCTCGACACGATCGAGGCCGACGGGCTCCTGGAGCACGTCACCGACCTGGGCTCAGAGCTGCGGTCCGGGCTGTCCGCCGACCCCCGGGTCACTGCCGTGCGCGGCCGCGGGCTCCTGATCGGGCTGGACCTGACGGTGGACGCGCCCGCGGTCGTGACCGCCGCGCGCTCGCACGGCTTCCTGATCAACGCGACCGGCGCGCGGACCGTGAGGCTGGCCCCGCCGCTCGTCGTCGGCCACGATGAGGCCGAGGCGTTCCGGGCGGCCTGGTCCGGGATCCTCGACGACGCCGCCGCGGCCTGACCGCCGAGACAGGAGCCAGCCTCATGACCCGTCATTTCCTGCGTGACGACGACCTCTCGCCGTCGGAGCTGGGGGAGGTGCTCAGCCTCGCGGCGACGCTCAAGCGATCGCCGTACGACTCCCGCTGCCTCGCCGGACCACGCACGGTCGCCACGATCTACGACAAGCCCACCCTGCGCACGCAGGCGTCGTTCGCGGCCGGCATCGCCGAGCTCGGTGGCAACCCGATGATGGTGGACGGCTCGCTGGCCGGCATCGGCAAGCGCGAGTCGGTGGCCGACGTGGCCCGGGTGCTCGGGCGGCAGGCCTCGGTGATCGTGTGGCGCACGTTTGCGCAGTCCGCGCTCGAGGAGATGGCCGAGCACGCCGGCGTTCCCGTGATCAACGCCCTCACCGACGAGTTCCATCCCTGCCAGCTGCTCGCCGACCTGCTCACGATCCGCGAGCACAAGGGCGAGCTGACCGGACTGACCGTGGCCTTCGTCGGGGACGGCGCCTGCAACATGGGCAACTCCTGGCTCCTGGCCGGGACGACGGCCGGGCTGCACGTCCGGATCGCCGCGCCCGAGGGGCACCAGCCCGAGGAGCAGTACGTCGCCCGGGCCCGCGAGATCGCCGCCGGCACCGGCGGCTCGGCCGAGGTGATGACCGACCCGGTCGCAGCCGTCGGCGGCGCCGACGTCGTGGTCACCGACACCTGGGTCTCGATGGGCCGCGAGGACGAGGCTGCGGCGCGGCTGGCTGCCTTCGGGGCCTACACCGTCACCGCGGAGCTGCTCGCGCACGCCGCCCCCGGCGCCATCGTCCTGCACTGCCTGCCCGCCTACCGGGGCAAGGAGATCGACAGCGACGTGCTGGACGGTCCGCAGAGCGTCGTGTGGGACGAGGCCGAGAACCGCCGGCACGTGCAGAAGGCGATCATCACCTGGCTCCTGGAGGTGGCCCCGTGAGCGGCTCGGAGACTCGACCGGCGACGGACTCCGCCGCCGGAGCGCAGCGCCGCCCCGGCACCAAGAACGCCCGGCACCGCCTGATCGTCGAGCTGCTGGCCGGCCACGAGGTCCGCTCCCAGCCCGAGCTGCTGGAGCTGCTGGTGGCCCAGGGCACCCGGATCACCCAGGCCACGTTGTCGCGCGACCTGGTCGAGCTCGACGCCGTCCGGGTCCGGACGCAGTCCGGTGCGCTGGTGTACGCCGTCCCGGCCGAGGGCGGCGACCGTCGCCCCGCCGTACCGGGGGAGACCGCTGCCTCGGGCCACCGGCTCGGCCGGCTCCTCGCCGAGCTGCTGGTCAGCGCGGAAGCGAGCGCCAACCTCGTGGTGCTGCGGACCCCGCCGGGTGCTGCGCAGTTCCTGGCGTCGGCGCTCGACAAGGTGGAGTACCCCGAGATCCTCGGCACCATCGCCGGCGACGACACCGTCCTGGTGATCTCCCGGGAGCCGTCCGGGGGAGACGACCTGGCCCGACGACTCCTGGCGCAGGCCGACCAGGCCGCGCCCTGACCCCGTCCCGGAGCTCGATGGTCGAGCAACCACCCGGTGGTCGAGCGACGTCGAGACCACACATCCCAATCGAAGGAACCCCCAGCTGTGAGCAAGGTCCTCACCTCCCTGCCCGTCGGCCGACGCGTCGGCATCGCCTTCTCCGGCGGGCTGGACACGTCGGTGGCGGTCGCCTGGATGCGCGCCAAGGGCGCCGTTCCGTGCACCTACACCGCCGACATCGGGCAGTACGACGAGCCCGACATCGACAGCGTGCCGAGCCGCGCCTTCGAGTACGGCGCCGAACTCGCCCGGCTCGTCGACTGCAAGGGCCCCTTGGTCGAGGAAGGGCTGGCGGCGCTGGCCTGCGGTGCCTTCCATGTGCGCTCGGCCGGTCGGGCCTACTTCAACACCACTCCGCTGGGACGCGCGGTCACCGGCACGATGCTGGTCCGCGCCATGCACGAGGACGGCGTCGACATCTGGGGCGACGGCTCGACGTTCAAGGGCAACGACATCGAGCGGTTCTACCGCTACGGCCTCCTGGCTAACCCCGACCTGCTGATCTACAAGCCGTGGCTCGACGCGGACTTCGTCGCCGAGCTCGGCGGGCGGCACGAGATGAGCGAGTGGCTCGCTGCCCGCGGCCTGCCCTACCGCGACAGCACCGCCAAGGCCTACTCCACCGATGCCAACATCTGGGGCGCGACCCACGAGGCCAAGACGCTGGAGCACCTCGACGTCTCGCTGGAGACCGTCGAGCCGATCATGGGCGTGAAGTTCTGGGACCCCGCCGTCGTGATCGAGCCCGAGGACGTCACGGTCCGCTTCGAGCGCGGCCGCCCGGTGGCCCTCAACGGCACGTCGTACGACGGCCCGGACGGCGCGGTGCGCCTGGTGCACGCCGCCAACGAGATCGGTGGGCGACACGGGCTGGGGATGTCCGACCAGATCGAGAACCGGATCATCGAGGCCAAGTCGCGGGGGATCTACGAGGCGCCCGGCATGGCCCTGCTCTGGATCGCCTACGAGCGGCTGCTCAACGCCGTCCACAACGAGGACACGCTGGAGACCTTCCACTTCGAGGGCCGCCGGCTCGGGCGGCTGCTCTACGAGGGTCGCTGGCTCGACCCGCAGGCGCTGATGCTGCGGGAGTCGATCCAGCGCTGGATCGCCTCGCTGGTCACCGGCGAGGTCACCCTGCGGCTGCGCCGCGGCGAGGACTACACGATCCTGCGCAGCGACGGGCCGGCCTTCTCCTACCACCCCGACAAGCTGTCGATGGAGCGCGTGGAGTCGGCCGCCTTCGGCCCCACCGACCGGATCGGCCAGCTCACGATGCGCAACCTCGACATCGCCGACTCGCGCAGCAAGCTGGAGCTCTACGCCACCCAGCCGCTCGACGAGGGCCAGGTGCTCGTCGAGCACGGCCACCTGCTCGGCGCCCTGCCGGCCGGGGGAGCGGACCGGATCGCCCGCAACCCGGCCGCCGAGGGCGACGAACGCGACTCCGCCCTCGACCACGCCGCGATGGAGGTGGGCACGGACTAGCGCTCACTCGGCGCAAAGAGACACCCAGAGCCCGCCGAGTCGGCGCAAAGAGACACCAGATCCACGCCGAGTCGGCGCAAAGAGACACCAGATCCACGCCGAGTCGGCAGGTGACGACTGGCGGACAAACGACTGATAGGAAGGTCCCCGTGCCCGAGCCCATCCGTCGTACGACGGCCCGCGTGGTCCCGGTGAGCCCGGAAGGGGCGTGCCTGCTCCTGCTGGAGCGCGACCCGAGCCGCGCCGACGAGCCCTACTGGGGCACGATCGGCGGTGCCGCCAACCCGGGGGAGACCCTCCCCGACGCGGCGGTCCGCGAGCTGTGCGAGGAGACCGGCATCGTCGTGGACGCCGCGGACCTGACCCCGCCCTTTCACCAGCGCGTGACGGAGTTCAGCTGGAACGGCGTGCACTATCTCGCGGACTCCACTGTGTTCGCGCTGTCGCTCCGGCCGGACCGGACGATCACCTTCGAGCACCTCGAGCCCGAGGAGATCGGCAACGTCCTCGAGGCACGGTGGCTCACCCCGCAGCAGGCCGCCCTCGACGGCCGCTTGATGTGGCCAGACCTGCCCGAGGTCCTGTCCAGCGCCGTCGAGGCTGCGGGTGGTGGCCGATGAGCAGCACCAACGAGGGCAAGCTCTGGGGAGGGCGGTTCGCAGGCGGGCCGTCGCCGGAGCTCGAGGCGCTCTCGCGGTCCACCCACTTCGACTGGCGCCTGGTGCCCTACGACCTTGCCGGCAGCCGCGCCCACGCCAACGCCCTGCACACGGCCGGGTTGCTGACCGACGACGACCACGGCTCGCTCCTCGAGGGGCTCGCCACCCTCCTCACGTCGTACGACGAGGGGTCACTGCAGCCGGACCCGTCGGACGAGGACGTCCACGGCGCCCTCGAGCGGCTCCTGATCGAGCGGGTCGGGCCCGACGTGGGCGGCCGCCTGCGCGCCGGCCGCTCGCGCAACGACCAGGTGGCGACCCTGTTCAAGGCCTACCTCCGCGACCAGGGCGTCGCCGTCGCGGCCCGGCTGCTCGACCTCGCCGAGGCCCTCGCCACCCAGGCGCGCGACCACCTCGACGTGGTGATGCCCGGCCGCACCCACCTGCAGCACGCTCAGCCGGTGCTGCTGGCCCATCACCTGCTGGCCCACGCCTGGCCGCTGGTACGCGATGTCGACCGGCTGCGCGACTGGGACGCCCGCGTGGCGGCGGACTCGCCGTACGGCTCGGGTGCCCTGGCCGGCTCGAGCCTCGACCTGGATCCGCGCGCCGTCGCCCGGGAGCTCGGCTTCACCGACTCGAGTCCCAACTCGATCGACGGCACGGCGGCTCGCGACTTCGTCGCCGAGTTCGCGTTCGTGGCGGCGATGTCCGGCATCGACGTCAGCCGCCTGGCCGAGGAGATCGTGCTGTGGTCGACCGCGGAGTTCGGCTTCATCCGGCTCGACGACGCCTGGTCGACCGGCTCGAGCATCATGCCGCAGAAGAAGAACCCCGACATCGCCGAGCTCGCGCGCGGCAAGTCGGGGCGGCTGATCGGCAACCTGACGGGTCTGCTGGCGACCCTCAAGGGCCTGCCCCTGGCCTACAACCGCGATCTCCAGGAGGACAAGGAGCCGGTCTTCGACTCGGTCGACACCCTGCTGGTCGTCCTCCCCGCGATGACGGGGATGGTGGCCACGATGTCGGTGGACTCCGCCCGGATGACCCAGCTCGCGCCCCAGGGCTTCTCGCTGGCGACCGACGTCGCGGAGTGGCTGGTACGCCGCGGCGTGCCCTTCCGGGAGGCGCACGAGCTCGCCGGCGCCTGTGTACGACGCTGCGAGGAGCTCGGCGTCGACCTGCCCGACCTCGACGACGGGGAGCTGGCACGGATCTCGGCACACCTGACGCCCGACGTCCGCGAGGTCCTCACGGTGGAGGGTTCGGTGGCCTCGCGCCGCGGCCGGGGAGGGACAGCCCCCGAGCGGGTCCGCGAGCAGCTCGCCGAGCTCCACGATCGCCTGCGGTCCGCCCGTGCCGCCCTCGGCTGACCTGCGTGACGTGCTCTCCGGCCCGGTGCTGGACGCCGCACCGCGGCTCCTGGGCAGCGTCCTGCGCCACGGCGAGGTCTCCTGCCGGATCACCGAGGTCGAGGCGTACGACGGCTCCGGCGACCCGGGATCGCACGCCTTCCGCGGACCCACGCGGCGCAACGCGGTGATGTTCGGCCCGGCGGGGCGCCTGTACGTCTACTTCACCTACGGCATGCACTACTGCTGCAACGTGGTGTGCGGGCCGGACGGGACAGCCGGCGCCGTGCTGCTCCGGGCCGGCGAGGTCACCGAGGGTCTCGAGCTCGC
This genomic window from Nocardioides cynanchi contains:
- a CDS encoding DNA-3-methyladenine glycosylase, with the translated sequence MPPSADLRDVLSGPVLDAAPRLLGSVLRHGEVSCRITEVEAYDGSGDPGSHAFRGPTRRNAVMFGPAGRLYVYFTYGMHYCCNVVCGPDGTAGAVLLRAGEVTEGLELARSRRPAARQDRDLARGPARLCQALGIAGEANGHDLTEAPLTLTLATGPVREVLTGPRVGLRHASDRPWRFWVAGDPTVSTYRPAVRRTSAS
- a CDS encoding acetylornithine transaminase, which codes for MSTHPASPRTSQERYAAALMNTFGPPQLVLTHGKGAHVWDEDGTEYVDLLGGIAVNALGHGHPAVVEAVTRQLSTLGHVSNFFASEPQIRLAERLLDLIGPPDSEVEEVAPGSGRGRVFFTNSGAEANEAALKLTRRTGRTHVVAAEGSFHGRTMGALSLTAKAAYREPFEPLPGGVTFVPYGDSAALAAAVTGDTAAVVLEPIQGEAGVVVPPDGYLSDARRITREHGALLWLDEVQTGIGRTGEWFAAATDPGVEPDVVTLAKGLGGGIPIGACIGLGAAGSLLQPGHHGTTFGGNPVACAAALAVLDTIEADGLLEHVTDLGSELRSGLSADPRVTAVRGRGLLIGLDLTVDAPAVVTAARSHGFLINATGARTVRLAPPLVVGHDEAEAFRAAWSGILDDAAAA
- the argG gene encoding argininosuccinate synthase, translating into MSKVLTSLPVGRRVGIAFSGGLDTSVAVAWMRAKGAVPCTYTADIGQYDEPDIDSVPSRAFEYGAELARLVDCKGPLVEEGLAALACGAFHVRSAGRAYFNTTPLGRAVTGTMLVRAMHEDGVDIWGDGSTFKGNDIERFYRYGLLANPDLLIYKPWLDADFVAELGGRHEMSEWLAARGLPYRDSTAKAYSTDANIWGATHEAKTLEHLDVSLETVEPIMGVKFWDPAVVIEPEDVTVRFERGRPVALNGTSYDGPDGAVRLVHAANEIGGRHGLGMSDQIENRIIEAKSRGIYEAPGMALLWIAYERLLNAVHNEDTLETFHFEGRRLGRLLYEGRWLDPQALMLRESIQRWIASLVTGEVTLRLRRGEDYTILRSDGPAFSYHPDKLSMERVESAAFGPTDRIGQLTMRNLDIADSRSKLELYATQPLDEGQVLVEHGHLLGALPAGGADRIARNPAAEGDERDSALDHAAMEVGTD
- the argB gene encoding acetylglutamate kinase, with the protein product MTEEQEAQERAQQKARTLAGALPWLKRYHGKVVVVKYGGNAMTDDTLKRAFAEDIAFLRFAGFKPVVVHGGGPQISAMLDRLGIESEFKGGLRVTTPPAMDVVRMVLVGQVQRELVGLVNEHGPLAVGLSGEDAGLFTAKRTNTIVDGEEVDLGLVGEVARVRPEAVLDLVEAGRIPVISSVAPDEAGVVHNVNADTAAAALAVALGAEKLLVLTDVEGLYRDWPDSDDVIGEISPESLAELMPSLASGMVPKMGACLQAVQGGVPRATVVDGREPHAVLLELFTDEGVGTQVLPGVATRIRKARS
- a CDS encoding arginine repressor — encoded protein: MSGSETRPATDSAAGAQRRPGTKNARHRLIVELLAGHEVRSQPELLELLVAQGTRITQATLSRDLVELDAVRVRTQSGALVYAVPAEGGDRRPAVPGETAASGHRLGRLLAELLVSAEASANLVVLRTPPGAAQFLASALDKVEYPEILGTIAGDDTVLVISREPSGGDDLARRLLAQADQAAP
- the argH gene encoding argininosuccinate lyase, whose product is MSSTNEGKLWGGRFAGGPSPELEALSRSTHFDWRLVPYDLAGSRAHANALHTAGLLTDDDHGSLLEGLATLLTSYDEGSLQPDPSDEDVHGALERLLIERVGPDVGGRLRAGRSRNDQVATLFKAYLRDQGVAVAARLLDLAEALATQARDHLDVVMPGRTHLQHAQPVLLAHHLLAHAWPLVRDVDRLRDWDARVAADSPYGSGALAGSSLDLDPRAVARELGFTDSSPNSIDGTAARDFVAEFAFVAAMSGIDVSRLAEEIVLWSTAEFGFIRLDDAWSTGSSIMPQKKNPDIAELARGKSGRLIGNLTGLLATLKGLPLAYNRDLQEDKEPVFDSVDTLLVVLPAMTGMVATMSVDSARMTQLAPQGFSLATDVAEWLVRRGVPFREAHELAGACVRRCEELGVDLPDLDDGELARISAHLTPDVREVLTVEGSVASRRGRGGTAPERVREQLAELHDRLRSARAALG
- a CDS encoding NUDIX domain-containing protein is translated as MPEPIRRTTARVVPVSPEGACLLLLERDPSRADEPYWGTIGGAANPGETLPDAAVRELCEETGIVVDAADLTPPFHQRVTEFSWNGVHYLADSTVFALSLRPDRTITFEHLEPEEIGNVLEARWLTPQQAALDGRLMWPDLPEVLSSAVEAAGGGR
- the argF gene encoding ornithine carbamoyltransferase, coding for MTRHFLRDDDLSPSELGEVLSLAATLKRSPYDSRCLAGPRTVATIYDKPTLRTQASFAAGIAELGGNPMMVDGSLAGIGKRESVADVARVLGRQASVIVWRTFAQSALEEMAEHAGVPVINALTDEFHPCQLLADLLTIREHKGELTGLTVAFVGDGACNMGNSWLLAGTTAGLHVRIAAPEGHQPEEQYVARAREIAAGTGGSAEVMTDPVAAVGGADVVVTDTWVSMGREDEAAARLAAFGAYTVTAELLAHAAPGAIVLHCLPAYRGKEIDSDVLDGPQSVVWDEAENRRHVQKAIITWLLEVAP